Genomic segment of Mercurialis annua linkage group LG6, ddMerAnnu1.2, whole genome shotgun sequence:
AAGTGGTCTGCTTTGAGGTGAATGCACAAGGCAACAATAGATTATCCCTTGCAGGTAAAAATAATGTTGTGAATCTCTGGGAGAAAGAAGCGAAGGAGTTGGCTTTCGGTGTTCAGGCGAGAGAAGTGGATCAGGTTTTCGGAAGCCAGAGTGAGGAGTTTTTCTTTCCGGGGCCGAGAAGACAACGGAGACAAGACCGAGCTGATGCTTGAAAGACTGTGTTTGCACCGGCCCAAAAGGGTTGCTGGGTCAAGAGTTTCGTGTGGGCTTACAAAGGGGTCAGGCCCAAAAGAAAGccttctttattattattgccttttctattttattaggagtttgtagctcattaggagtgattttctTTCAGAGTCGTAGtcctagttgaattaggagtcttaattatgaggagctataagtagctcagagctttattatttttgtatcaacaaatcaatcaatcaaaaaccaagcccagtgctttttatctcgcaatctccggattgttttaatttaggagtagttttcagtattaatctcgcctgagtccgtgactcccagattattactttttagatcacgtggttaagtgtttttaaccaaacaagccctgtgaatatctgcataggttcgttaaagtatcaaacctcaaaccgatcccgattataaattcaaagattcgagtccggaatatttccaggcgaacatcttttgaaTACAAAGagatgaataaataaataagagaagagaaaagaatcacacaagattttttacgtggttcgatcaatgcgatctactccacggcagagagagagaatttattctatatgtttgttgtgagtttacaatagggtcatcacctctatttatagtgaacccttaagacacaatttaagtcctaatccaataaggaactagactataaatcctaaaaggaaaacaatgctaaacaaaggattaagtatcctaatctaaataggaacaatatatcctaatccaaataggaacaatatgagCCATAACTCAACACTTTACACAACCAGTGTTGaggtattataatttttttttccaaataaagCCCAACGCGTTTCCATCGACTAGTAtcattttctaattaaattgtTTCGAATTTGGCTATGTTTGCCAGGCATTTATCCCTGACACGGGACGAGGTATCCAAGGCGCAACTTCTCATTGTTTGGGTCAAAACTTTGCCAAAatgtttgaaataaattttgaaaatgcttgtcaaaaaaaaaaaaaaaaaaaaaaattttgaaaatgaaaaaggagaaaagagtaTGGTCTGGCAGAACTCTTGGGGCTATAGTATTCGAACGGTAATCTTTTGCAATTTTGGTTTTAGTCTAGTGATAGTTGAGTTGAATTACTTGCAACTTGGCTGTTCTTTCTTATTGAACATCTCGCATTACAATAGCGACTTACTCTCTGCAATCTTTGTTGACTTTTATGTAGATAGGGGTGATGGTGATGGTTCATGGAGATGACAAAGGCTTAGTGCTGCCACCTAAAGTGGCATCTGTTCAAGTTGTAGTGATTCCTGTGCCCGACAAAGATGCCGATACTCAAGGCATTTTTGATGCTTGTACTGAAACTGTGGATGCCTTACGCAAGGCTGGCATTCGTGCTAAAAGTGACGTTAATGACAATTACTCTCCTGGTTGGAAGTACTCCCATTGGGAGTTGAAAGGTGTACCCCTAAGGATTGAAATAGGGCCAAAGGATTTGGAAAATAATCAGGTCTGCTTCCCATTGCATTTTATGTTTCTTTTCCATCAATTTGATAACATAGTAGGTATTTATTGCTTTTGCATTAATTTTTCTTGCTTGGTCGTTGCCTGTATTTTTCCTTATATCTGCTGATTCGATTGCTAAGTGAGCTATAAGCCTGCACAAGAGGATAGCCTTCTCCCTTGTGTTATTATTAGTCTATCACCAACCTGCAAAGGGACCTTTAACTTTGATTGGGATAGTAAGGGTTTTTAAGCAACTTTATTGGGCATGAGTACTAAGGCATGCACTGTCTATCCTCAGGTACGCATTGTCCGTCGTGACAGTGGAGTTAAAAAAGATATAAGCAGGACAAATGTGGCTGAGCAAGTCAGAGAGAAACTAGACGAGATTCAACAAAGTCTTTTTGATGCTGCTAAGCAAAAGCGTGATGCTTCCATTGAAATTGTAAGGACTTGGGATGAATTCACAGAGGCTTTAGGCCAGAAGAAAATGATCCTGGCTCCTTGGTGTGATGAGGAGGTATGATGTTATCATTATGAAGTTTTTCCATCCTGCACATTGATCAATTTTTGTTCTAAAAAGTTATCTCTTGACCAAGGGGATTTTCATTTGATTACTGTGTTTGTATTATCACTGAGGATTGTTGTTGTGCTGTAATTTCAGGAAGTGGAAGAAGATGTGAAACGGCGAACCAAGGATGAGATAGGAGCGGCTAAGAGCCTTTGTACTCCATTTGACCAGCCAGAGCTCCCCGAAGGTATTGGTCTGCGGTGTCCTTGTGGAGTCATTTGCGTTGTtccttttattctttttagaaCCCGATTGTCTTGGAACTAACACTAACTATCCTTATTTGGCATTTGGTGCTTCTGAGACTCGCCCTTTTTGTGTCATCGGTAGCTCAGAATATTTGTGGAATGAACTAGTTTTTGTGTAAAcactaatttacaatttttcgTCTCCTGCAAAATCTTGTGTTTATTCTCAGGCACAAAATGCTTCGCCTCTGGAAAGCCAGCAAAGATATGGACATACTGGGGCAGAAGTTAGTAGAAAAGTTTTGTCTTGAAGGGCAGCATAGAAAGGGGCCGATTAGGAGCAGAGGCCtctttgttttatttcttaaagaACAGTATTTCTTAAATTtagtttatcattttttattagatatatatttattatatatttggtaTAGTAATTCTTAATTCTCTTACAACATTATAGGTTGATTTCAAGAGAAACAATATACTCTCAAATGAAAGATTATGGATTATCTGCTATCTTGAATCTGCATTTTGTGACATATATATGAACTATGGATAGAGAATAAAAGTTTTGAATTTGCCAATTTTAGAGATATTATGATTAGGTCAATTTCAAATGCTTCTGCTAGtcgttttgtttatctattATTCTATTGCATTTTTCATTTACTTAACTGCATGTGCAATTaccataaaaatttatatatttgatagtATAGGCCAAAAAAAATGACGTGGCAGCAGAAATTTATaaccatattttaaaaaaataaagtttaatagccaaattgaaaaaaaaaatcttgattaccaaatttttaaaaaaatagtaatcaaaataaataaaaaaaaaaaacaaagttcaGTCACTTTGTAGTTTTAGTGGCTTAGGATAGGACTAACAAGTTCTCGTACAGTATATGGAGCTTTTATATACTGTTTATTACATGTGCTTGCGAGCTCAAAGAAAATTAGAAGATTGTTGATGTAGTGTTAAGACTGTTGGTATTACAATATATAATGTGCAGTCCTGTGGTTTACGCACAGAATTGATCTTGAAGTGTGAACACTTGAGATGCGGTTATTTACTTCCTCcggtttataatatttgtcgcatttaataattttatatggattaataaatacattttagtttatatatacttttattaaattattaatattaattatcactatttttatatttgactaatctttttaatcttattaagttatttattgtTAGAGATGAATTTGGAGGAATAACAATTAATACTTTCTTGAAATTCtaaagtgacaaatattatggaccaaaaaatattttcaaaaacaaatataatagaCCGGAGAGAGTAGTAAATAAGATCTTACTACGATGATATATATAAATGGATCATAGTTTTCTTATTTAAGACTAAGGACTTACGAGAAATTGTGGAGAAAATTATACAGTGGCTAGGTTATACGGAAACTATTTGACTTTTATGTTTCGATTTCTGAACACAAGTTTTGAAACTTTGAAGTTTTATATTTAtaggggtaattgattctaggggtcactgtacttttcattaattgcaaaatggtgaccaaacttcaaaatgtaacaaaatggttactaaactttcaaatatgggattttggaaggtttttaagtgttttacggccaaattatacatatgtagtaatcatattttgattatttatgacaaattataccttatatttcatatatacacacaatcaacaaaaaattgactcgaaatatttttcttcggTGACCgaaaatccttctatcttaacataaccaaatagtatagtaactaaaatgttacgttttgaagttcggtcaccattttgcaatttttgaaaagtacagtgacctccaaaatcaattacccataTTTATAGCATTTTTTTAATGTAGTTTCTAAGATTCTATTTTGgcatttttaagttttaatgttttcatttaCGTGTTATCACTGGTCCACTCCCATTTTCTTAATTAGGTTGAGTTTACATTCACTTTATATTGACCACCGCGAGTCGGACAATAGACTATCTCAGGttacattgagtttatatttagttatattaatacattatatttatattaaatttacattcaatttatatttactTTCCAACaaatttacattaattttataatgagtttataCTGATTATTTAGTCATGATGATTTCAGTTAAGCTAATCATTTTGTTGTCATTATGGTTTATATTGAGTATCAAAGGGAATTGATGTATGATGAAAGG
This window contains:
- the LOC126688185 gene encoding proline--tRNA ligase, cytoplasmic-like, yielding MSHNSTLYTTSVEAFIPDTGRGIQGATSHCLGQNFAKMFEINFENEKGEKSMVWQNSWGYSIRTIGVMVMVHGDDKGLVLPPKVASVQVVVIPVPDKDADTQGIFDACTETVDALRKAGIRAKSDVNDNYSPGWKYSHWELKGVPLRIEIGPKDLENNQVRIVRRDSGVKKDISRTNVAEQVREKLDEIQQSLFDAAKQKRDASIEIVRTWDEFTEALGQKKMILAPWCDEEEVEEDVKRRTKDEIGAAKSLCTPFDQPELPEGTKCFASGKPAKIWTYWGRS